The Helianthus annuus cultivar XRQ/B chromosome 11, HanXRQr2.0-SUNRISE, whole genome shotgun sequence region ttatttttaggttcgaggtcggcttgttaacaagtttaaataagcttggctcgactcggctcgtttacactaaggctcgatgagcctaacgagcttcacatgcgaggctcaagctcgggctcgataaacaaacgagctttgttttaggctcaagctcggctcgggcttgataaggctcggctcgtttcgagctttttatcgagccgatctcgagtagctcgcgagccgctcggctcgtttgcacccctaataaTGACATTAATAAACTAGAATCATTTGAAATGGTGGTGATTAACCAACACTGAAAAGAAGACATACAATTAGCTAAATCATGTTGGATCAAGTTGATAGTGACATTAATAAAATAGCATCATATGAATTGATGGAATTTTCATATTGGAAAAACCATCACCAAACATGTTATCATCAACTACAGATAATAACCAAGTTATCTGCACAATGGTGAATAAAACTAGAGGTAAAAACTAACACatacatttcatcaaacacttggtaggCATTTAATCTAAACATCACCAATTACATACATTATCTTATACTAAACCCAAAGTTAAAGCACAGATCAAGATTCATCATATATTCTAGCACTCATGGTAAGACACAAAGGTTGGAATGCAGAGTAAAAAAATACCTTCAAAGTGGCATAACTTCAAATTGCAATAGTGTTGAACAAAAGAGTGCAAATTAAAGTTCAACTGATTGCAAATTTATCCATAGAAAGTTCCCTTGGGTTGAACTGCTATGAAATTTTGGGGCTGGTTCATCTGATGGTGCGGTGGAGAGGGATTTTGATGAAGCGGGATTAGGAGTGAGTTTAGGGTTAGGGATTTTGAGAAAGTGGGATAACTAAAGCGGGGAAGGTATTTTGGAATAAATTGAGAATTAAGTGGGGAAAATGGATGAACTGCTATGAAATTTTGGGAGGcaactaaatttttttttaaaaaccctaaTATTTGAGACGTAGAGGGACTCGGTCAAATTAGATTTTCAAGTTGCTACCACAAATCCGGTCACAATTTAATgtgtttttcatttaattaacttttttattggtttttatcatgtttcCTACCAATTTACTACCGAAAATTTAAGGTAGCAAATTTTGCCACCATTTTGTTACCGAATATGGGTTGTAGGTGACCTTTTTAAATTTTGGTGGCATATCGGTTGCAAATTTTGCCACTTGTTTTCTTGGTGGCAAATTTTGGTCACAATTGCCCAATTTTGTAGTAGTGGTATAGGTGTAGTACCATATTCTATCGTATAGCGTAGTGTAGCATAAGTCTCCTATaggcctcgtataggcctatatgtgtAGTATCGTATAATATAGGTTTATACGGGACCTATGTTACACCATACCTATAGGTTTATACAAGGCCAATACAGGATCTACACTACACCATACCACACCACACCTATACGAGACTTAagttatactacactatatgatatgatatgatatgatatgatacgATACTACATCTCTGGGCCAatacgggacctatactacacctatacaaCAATACGATAGGTCTAGTATCGTATAAAAATGATTAATATCGTAAAAAAATGTTcgtaaaaaacatatttttttatttatttaaaaaaaacttattttattataaaacttTGCTAAAattattaatattgtataaaatattaaaaaaaaaccttatatATGGCCCTGTATAGGCCTATACACGGCGTATAGGTGCTGCCAGACCAAAACTGATACCAGTAAAACACTGATTTTTATGCAACTCTATACGTCGGTACAGTTCTGTATGTGGTGTACATAAACCTTAAAGTGTGCAAAAAAGCACATTTAATGTGCCAATAGTTTTAGCCTTTTTCTAAACCATGAAATATAACTCCATTTTACACATAGTGAAATGCCAACCGGAATATTGTTTGCGATTTTTTTACTGGTTCGAGTATATTTCTTATATTTTTacagaattaaaaaaaaagtggGTTCTTACAAAATGAGGTGTCAGGTTCAAATTTTAACCAGAAGTcggttgagtttttttttttttttttgggggggggtaaAATGGTGTGTTTTGGCGGATGGTTTTGGCACGCATACGGTGGAgattgaaaaaaatatatttgaAGAATAGGTGTTATGCTTGTCGTACAAACGGATTGTTAGGCTTGTTTGTCTAATTCGCTTGTACTACAAGCGAATTATGTTAAAAAGCATTTTTGCGGTGACCGGACGTTTGCAGGAGTTGAAGAAGACGCTAGAAAAATCATTTACATAAAATATGTCTCTTCAATCACGTaatcaaaattcaatcaacacaGAATATAAAACCTATAGCGATAGTCGATCAATCTAACACACGGTTCAGATAAACAAGCACGATTGGTAACATCTTACGCCATCCTAAAAATCATTTACGTAATATGTTTCTCTTCAATCGCGTTTCAAAGTTCAATCAACACCAAATGTAGAATAGTTAGAGAAAACAATCAACTTCATCTTGTCCTCCGGCAATGTCTCTGCCATCTTCTTCAACATTTGCAAACTCCAGCGAACGTCCAATCATCAAACCCGGTGACCTGTACTTTCTTAGGCGAATGAATGCATTTTAACATATTATAGTACAATCGGATTAGACCAACAAGTCCGACAATCCACTTGTACGACAACCATAACACCCATTCTACAAAATTATTTTCAACCTCCACCGATCATATGTCAAGACCATCAGCCCCCAAAACACCATTTTACCAAGAAAACTCAGAAATCGCTCgtaatatttatttttttcttcttttttattgTTACATCGAGTGTAGATATCGTAAAGAAGTTAAATGATACAACCAATCCCCGCCATGAAGTGCGAAGAATactattaaattaaaattaaaatcttATAAATAAGCAACTACTTTATGCATATGGTAGTTGTACcattggctttgggggtttttcaaaaaaaaagttatgcatatggttattgtaaccttggctttggaggtttttcaaaaaaaattgatttttttacttttcaaacAAAAGTacttcataaattacttttaacccaaaacaatttgtttttttactcttaatccaaaactttttatatttttcaatcTATCTTCACAACTTCTTttgctttcaactttggtcctttatattttttattttccgCTAATTTTTCgatttatgcttcgttctaaattttgtgacttaacacatcgcaacgtgcgtctttggtttaacgtttttacggttcgttttaaattttgcgagctaatacgacgcaacgtgcgtgcgtgggtgaacgtttttacatcgtctcttttttttcccgtttgacaggttcaacataacgtgcgggtcctaaatcgacttaattATAACTAAATAATTCTAGTTATTATTAAAACTAACTTCATTAATTCATCCACaatggttattattattattattattattattattattatttaaagcTAACTAGCAATAACatccgcgcgcgttgcggcgcgggtgcatcgcaaacatcgaatggattagtccaaacgttatgtaATGAGTTACCCATATGAAAACATGCATTTCGACATAtcatagaaaacgtaacgggtataaTGAAAAAACTAACACGTACAatcaaaagagattaattagaacTTTTGAAAAAAAAGGGGAAAAAACCACAATTTAACTCtactcggttcgaaacaaaattaacgaaacattcataaaataagcacggaaacatattatatttgacctcactcacttcccaaaaaagtttacgttgaaACATACactaactcaaatttatacctaAGCGTACATAAAAGTATACACGTAAAAAATgtatattttaaacaaaaacgtattatatttgatctgactcgtttccagaaaaaagtttacgtcgaatagagcaaatcgaattcataccgacacgtacataaagatatgcacgtaaaaaatatatttttttaaataaaggaGGTATAGGGGTAAACACGTTTGTAAAATCATGTCAGGTAGCCCCAATGCCACACCACCAACAATGGAAGAGCTCGtagaataaaatattaaaaaaagaaaacataACACTGAACGAAAGAcagacgtaaaatcgttgaatcaCGCACACCCGTTGCGGCATGTTAATGtgaagaaattagaccgaaacgtaaaacgtagaaagaaaaaactaagtcgatttaggacccgcgCATTGGAACAAATTTGTTAAACGTAGAATAATAGACGTGTTACGACAGGCCTGTCAAACGGAAAACACATACaaaaaaacattgaaccacacacacgTTCCGGCGTGGTAACTCGCAGAATtttgaacgaaacgtaaaacgaaaaacttgcgaaagatgaaaaatatatagaggaccaaagttgaaaaataaaaaaaagtgttGGAGTTAAACTGAAAAACATAAAAGTCTTtggattaaaaataaaaagttcaAAGAGGTTAAAATGGAAAGATAAAAACCTTTGAATGATaaatgaaaaatcaatttttttttgaaacactccCATACATATGTTACAAGAACataaagcaacaaaatgttgctTATTTATAATAGGGAAATAAAGCATTACATAATGTTTCATCTATCCAAAACAAAAGGAAAAAAAGCTCCTTAGAAACCCTTAATTTATTGATGATGTTCTCCGCTCTCCACCACATGTGATGCATTAttcaaaacaaaaagaaaaaaaaactcttTAGAAACCCTTAATTTATTGATGATGTTCTCCGCTCTCCATCACATGTGATGCATTTCCCATGGCCCAAATAGAACTTGAAACTACTTGCCAACAACGAGTTTTGCTCTGCTTTGACCTTCATTGATTTGGAATTGCTCTCCTAAACCAAAATGACTCATAAGCAACCAAACTATGGTAATAAGCTCACCACCTCTACTCACTTGTGCTGCCTGCATGTTGGCCCGTGAGTGAGTCGCAGCATAACACAACAACTCCACCCATACCTTGCTTATAATCTCCCATTTATTCTTTTTCAAACTATTCTCTATCTTCACCAATTCTTTTGCCAAAATGCAACCATCAAATAGCAATGACTTGCTCCGGTCTCCCTTTATCGCTACTGGTTCAACTTCGGTCACGACCTTGTAAATCTCGTTACAAGCGTTTTTAAGCTTACCATCATCATTTTTGCCTTTACTCTCATCTTTCATGTCAACAAAAAACCTTTTAGCCTCGGCACAAGTATCCCGAAACCGTATCTGTGCAATACCTGCTACTGCCGACATCATGCTAGATTCCATTATAAGAAGATACAACATATAATCAGATAAGAGTTTCGAGTTGTCCCTATTTTCTTTGTCTTTGTCGGAGCTATCGGTAGGGGGATCTTGGTTGTATAATAATTCAGTAGCGATGTGCCACAGAATGAGACTTTGATCGTAGTCGACACCTGCAACATATTTGAGTAAGCCAGCCCAGCCGTCTTCGACTCGAAGAACCCAATCACCGCGTGCTAAACTTATCTCCTTAGCGGTATCCAAGTCATCCGCAAGTTCTGATTTCGATTTGAGCTCCTTGAAGATGAACTCTTTAAGAATCCCAGTGAATGCTTGTGGTTTTACATAAATTATGCTATCAAGAAACTCATTAACCCCCAACATGATGAAAACTTTTTCCCATGTATTTTCTCCTATGTATTGTCGAAAACGTTTTCCCGTGTACTGTTTATGCAAGCAATAATCGATAAGGTTGAAAGTACCAATGGTTTCCGACCACCTTCGACCCATCCGCCGCCCACAAGTTTTGGTTTCCGAATTCCCTGTGGTTCCCTATATTAGATTAGATATATTAGTTAGACATAACTATAATCATCGTGTATACTAATAGTATAATATTGTATCTAATATAACCTGAAGATTGGCCTCAATCCTGGGTGGGAGTAAAACGCCGAGTAAGCATGTGATGATCCTGCTCTTGAGAGAGTTGTCGCGCTCGACATCTGGTGATCCTCGAAGAGCAATGATGGTCCAGTCCGAAAACAAGAGCATGAATAGAGAGGTTAAATCCAAAACCAATGCCCCAAAAAGCAAACCGTAAGTAATCGTTACATCAGCTTCACTGAAGTTTGATTTGCCTTTCATTATGAATATAATGATTGCTAAACAAACAGACGCGAGAGAGAAACACCGACAAATGGCTCCGAACATACCATAAACCACAGGAAGCTTGGTGAAGAGAACTTCATAGATGAAGTTTAACTCGACCTCGATCACTCTGAATGCATCTTTGGCGGTGCGATTCAAGAAGAAATCGCGACTGAAATTTCGTTCTTTTTGACTGAAAATCGTATCAACAATAAGACCTCTAAATTTTTCGAAGAACACATGACCATATTGGACGACCTCCAATTCTTTTAACCTCCCCTTTTTAGCCTTGTTAGCTGATTTGGTCGATGTATCCAGTTCTTCAGTCATTTCGATTGATGTCGGAAGATTGGATTTTTTCTTAGAAGCATATTCATCCATAAGTTTTGCGTAATTTGGACCCGGATCCGGACCCGTAAGCATTGATTCTTTGAATTTGTCAGCACTGGCAAGATAAAGCGAGCGTGTTCTTTCGGCGTATTTGATCATTCCAGTCACGAACATCAACGTTGTAGGAATCCATAGCCGGTTATCTGGAAGTGATTGAACAAACACATAAACCGCAGCTAAACATTGGAAGACAAGACCAAGTAAATGGCGGAGCCACAACTCGTTATCTTCCAACGCGAAAGCCGTAATGGTGTCTGGACCACCAAGGTGCACCAAAAGAAATGGTGCCCAAAAGGCAAGAAGATCTGTATTTTCCGCAGGAGTCCTACTTTTTTTGCCTGCATTCTCACCAGGGTTCCCCATGCTGTTGGAGATAAGTCCAACAGCAAAGTTAGCCGTGGCATCCGCCAACAGGTACGCAGACCACAATGGCATGACTATCCAGTAGCTTTTTGTTCGTTTTCGTAAAGGAGCAACAAAAATCAAAAACGTTTGTAATAAAAGACTTAAGACGATGAAGCATCGGAGATCCCATGTATCCCATAGTTGCTTCCACTTAGGAGGGATTGGAATGTCCACTAGCATTCTTGCCATCTTTGGTTGCTTCACACAAAGTATCTTATCTACAAAGTTGTTTGATGTGATTAATTAgtataaatatatgtatattttacTATAATATGTCCAGTACAGTCTAAGTCTAAAAATCATTTTAGTGGAAATTTACTAAAATAGTAAAAattgacaaaaatatttttaaaaatggGCATATTAGTTTAACCTTTAACAAATTATTTTTACTAGATGTATTCACATATTGCTTACTAGGTTGAGTGGTTGAACGAGTAAAACATGGTTTTATTTTTTACtactaatattaataataacaacaacaacaataataataataataataataataataataataataataataataataataataataataataataataataataataataataatagttaaaaGAAATTATCCATGCTACTAAATCGTCTTCAGAATTGGTTGGATGAAAGAGATAATGGAGAAGAAAATGAATTGAATAATTTGATTAATGTGTTTTTCAATTTTTAaggaatatttatttttaaatgatGTGATAGCATGAAAACCTTTCCTTCCAAGTTTCCAATTAGACAGAGGAACAAATGGCAC contains the following coding sequences:
- the LOC110890377 gene encoding uncharacterized protein LOC110890377, with amino-acid sequence MARMLVDIPIPPKWKQLWDTWDLRCFIVLSLLLQTFLIFVAPLRKRTKSYWIVMPLWSAYLLADATANFAVGLISNSMGNPGENAGKKSRTPAENTDLLAFWAPFLLVHLGGPDTITAFALEDNELWLRHLLGLVFQCLAAVYVFVQSLPDNRLWIPTTLMFVTGMIKYAERTRSLYLASADKFKESMLTGPDPGPNYAKLMDEYASKKKSNLPTSIEMTEELDTSTKSANKAKKGRLKELEVVQYGHVFFEKFRGLIVDTIFSQKERNFSRDFFLNRTAKDAFRVIEVELNFIYEVLFTKLPVVYGMFGAICRCFSLASVCLAIIIFIMKGKSNFSEADVTITYGLLFGALVLDLTSLFMLLFSDWTIIALRGSPDVERDNSLKSRIITCLLGVLLPPRIEANLQGTTGNSETKTCGRRMGRRWSETIGTFNLIDYCLHKQYTGKRFRQYIGENTWEKVFIMLGVNEFLDSIIYVKPQAFTGILKEFIFKELKSKSELADDLDTAKEISLARGDWVLRVEDGWAGLLKYVAGVDYDQSLILWHIATELLYNQDPPTDSSDKDKENRDNSKLLSDYMLYLLIMESSMMSAVAGIAQIRFRDTCAEAKRFFVDMKDESKGKNDDGKLKNACNEIYKVVTEVEPVAIKGDRSKSLLFDGCILAKELVKIENSLKKNKWEIISKVWVELLCYAATHSRANMQAAQVSRGGELITIVWLLMSHFGLGEQFQINEGQSRAKLVVGK